The genomic interval GATCGGCGATGTCAATATCGCACGGGTGGACCGGGATATCGGTATCGGCGCCGATAATGCCAAGCGCTGGTTACGTACCGGTAAATGCAGTTTCCTGCCGGAAGAGCGGGAGTGGATGGAGACCCTGATCTCATGGGGGCTGGCCGATACCTATCGGGCACTTCATCCTGAGGTGGATGACCGCTTTAGCTGGTTTGATTACCGCAGCCGTGGATTTGATCGTGAGCCGAAACGGGGGCTGCGTATCGATCTGATACTCGCCACCCAATGCCTCATTGAAAAATGCACCGGTGCGGGTATCGCCTACGATATCAGAGGCATGGAGCGGCCGTCGGATCACTGCCCCATCTGGGCTGAGTTTGATCTTTGAGGAAGTTGGCAGTGGTGGGTGTAGGTAGTGGATAGCGACTGATTGAATCTGTGCTATTAGTTACTATAATGACTATGCACAATAATCCGGGAGCCGGGTGTAGGAGCGAACTTGTTCGCGAAGAACATGCCCAGGAGCCTGATCGCGAACAAGTTCGCTCCTACAGGCGCACTTTTTTCTGAGGGAGAAGGGACGGTGCTATCCAAGCCTTATTACGTGCATTTGAACTCCGAAACTTTAATTGTTATCTAAAGGCAAGATTTTTCGTTTGACAGTGTCAGTGGGAACACTAAATATCACTGACAACTGACAACTGACAACTGACAACTGACAACTGACAACTGACAACTGACAACTTCCAAATATGCATGAGAAAGAGCAATTCCTCAACGACTGGCAGGGGGGCGACTGCAAAACCCTGGTAGACCGTTTTGGGCTTAAGAAAGGGGCGCTCGATGATATTGAGATCCTGCTCGCTTCCTACAACCGGGATGCCTTCTGTGGTGAAGCGTTTGTACTGTTCCGGCAGGGTGACATGCTCTACGAGGTCAACGCGAGTCACAACTCATCCGACGGTATAGAGGGGCAATGGGATCCGGAGGAGACGTTGATTATTGCACTGCGTTACCGCATGGAGAGGGGGCGGCTCGGTCATCACCAGGATGAGGGTGGCCTGTTTGCCGATGAGCTTGCTTTCCTGCTGGCGGAGTTGGAGGCGGAGGGTTATCGTTGATTGGGTAGCAACCTGCCAATCAGCTCATCGCCCCCTTCACTGATACCTTCCAGGCGAACCTGTCGGATGCTGTTGCTGAGCCCCGATTTTGCTGCCGCCTTGATCCTCACACGGAGAAAGTTGGGCGTGTAGCCTCGCCACTCACCATTGCCGTTCTCTTCTGACCCCTCTATTAGTATCGAGAACTCCCGGCTGATGTGGTGCTCAAGTGTTCGGCGTTTCATGCGCTCACCCAACTGATGCATCTCCTCGCTACGCTGACGAATAACCTCTCGTGGTATTTCGTTGGGCATAGCGGCTGCCAGGGTGCCGGGGCGTGGTGAGTAGGCGAAAATGTGCAGGTGGCCAAAGCCTATTTTCTCGACAAATGCCATGGTCTGCTGCCACTCCTCATCCGTCTCACCAGGAAACCCGACGATGATGTCGGTGGTGACGTTAAAGTCGGGAACCTGGCGGCGTGCCTGCATCACCAGTGACTCAAACTCATCGCTCTTGCAGCGGCGAGCCATACGCCGCAGTACCGTATCGGCACCACTCTGCAGCGGCAGGTGAAGGTGGGGCATAAAACGGGGGTTGTCGAACAGTGCCCAGAACCCATCAGGCAGATCCCAGGGCTCTACCGCCCCCAGACGCAGGCGAGGAATCGAGGTGTGGTCGAGCACCGCTCTGATCAGCTCATAGAGGCTGCTAGCGCAGTCGTTACCGTAGCCCCCGATATGTACACCGGTAAGCACCACCTCCTGAATACCCTCGTCGTGGAGCTGATTGATCTCCGTTACCACCTCCTTGATGGGGCGAGAGCGCTCCTCCCCACGGGCGACGGTAACGATACAGAAGGTGCACTGGTAGCGGCAACCGTCCTGAACTTTGATAAAGGCGCGCTGACGACCACGGGAGAGCAGACTGTTCTCCCCCGGCACCGTGGCGAGGGCGGGCATGGCGTGGAGGTTGAGTTCATGCTCGGCAATCTCCACCAGACGATCCTTATCACGATTGTCGACAATCAGATCGACTCCCTGGGCGCGGGCATCACCGGCGGTCTCCAGGGAAGTGTAGCAACCACTTACGACCAGTTTGGCATGAGGATTGTCACGGTGCGCCTTATGCATCAGTTTGCGCGACTTGCGCACTGCCTCACCGGTGACTGCGCAGGTGTTGACCACCACCAGATCAGCATCTTCCAGGTGGGGGGTGATTTGGTGTCCCCGGGACTGGAAATCCCGTGACCAGGTTTCAATCTCGGCCTCGTTGAGGCGGCAGCCGAGGGTTTTTAGATAGATGTGCATGGTAACTGTTGTGGGGGATGAGGCTTGCAGGGGGCAAGTTTACAGGGGATGGGTCCGGTTGCAAGCCGGCGGACTCATCTTTTGAGCCCGCCTGAGTGTATGGTAAAGATAACAAAATCTCTGTTCGGTGGGGTGAGCCATGATGGTTACCTGTGGATAGAGGCGTTTTAACACCGCACAGGGGTGCACCGATGCAACTGCTCAACCAATATATCGATCTTATTTTGCTCTCCGGGGTAATAGTTACTCTACTGCTAATTTTTGCACTGTGGGCAAGGCAGAATACCCTGGTTCGCAATCTCAAACTCTCAACAGAGAGACAGGGGGAAGGCGTGCGGCGGCTGGAGGAGCTGCTCCGAAATCAGGAGCGGCAACTGTTGGATGCAATAAGCCGAGAGGGCGAGAAACGTAAGGAAGAGGGGCATAGCTTTCAGCAGCGGCAGCTGTTGCAGATCTCAAAACTCTACCAGGCGCTGGAACGCCGCTTTGGTGAGATGCAGAAAGGAACGGCAGACGAGATCGGGGCGCTCAAGCTATCACTCTCAGAACGACTTGACGGTTTCCAGCAGGGACTGGATAAAGCAATCACAGAAAATCGTCTGGCTCAACAGCAGGAGCTCTCCCAAGGAATAGACGGTGTTGCCCGGCAACTGGCAGAGGGGCTGTTACGCAATACTGAAACACTGGGCAAGAGGGTGGATGTACTTACCGCCTCTACCGACCAGCGCCTGCAGGAGATCAGCGGTCAGGTGGAGAAACGGCTGAGTGAGGGTTTTGAGAAGACCACCGAGACCTTTACCCGGGTGCTGGAGCATCTGAGCCGTATCGATGAGGCGCAGAAGCGAATCACCGAGCTCTCATCCAACGTCGTCAGCCTCCAGGAAGTGCTGGCGGATAAACGCTCCAGGGGGGCATTTGGTGAGGTGCAGCTCAACGGCCTGGTGAGCAATCTTCTGCCGGAGCGTAGTTTTGCCCTGCAGCACACCCTGAGCAGCGGTGCCCGGGCAGACTGCATCCTGTTCCTTCCAGAACCTACCGGTAATATCTGTATTGATGCCAAGTTTCCCCTTGAGAGCTTTCGGCGTCTGAGTAACAACGACCTTAATGAAGGGGAACGTAACCGTGCCGCTAGTCAATTTCGTGTCGATATACGTAAACATATCGATGATATTGCGAATAAATATATCCTCCCGGGCGAGACTGCAGACGGTGCAGTGATGTTTATTCCGGCAGAGGCGGTCTTTGCCGAAATCCATGCGACCTTCCCCGAGCTGGTGGATGAGGCCCACCGCCGCCGAGTCTGGCTGGTCTCACCCACCACCATGATGGCAATACTCACCACCGCCCGAGCGGTACTGAAAGACGCGGCCACCCGTGAGCAGGTTCATATCATCCAGCAGCACCTGCACAGCCTGTCAAAAGATTTCGGCCGTTTTCAGAGTCGAATGGACAAACTGGCGGGACATATCCGTCTGGCCCACCAGGATGTGGATGAGGTGAATATATCCGCCCGTAAAATCAGTCACCGTTTTGGGCAGATAGAGCAGGTTGAGTTGGATGAGCCGGTCGAGTCGTTACCATCTGTGTGAGGTGTACTGCAAAGTAGCAATTCAACCTCCACTGGGATGAAGAGTGGGCATATCCCAGCCAGCCATATAAAAATTGGGATCAGAGTAAAATTTAACTTGCAGGGAGTAAGATTGACTATTAATTCATCAATATTTTACTCTGACTCCGATTTCCATAAATAATCTGAAAGGGTATCAATCCTACATAATATAAGCAGATTGGCGGTGAATTATTATAGAATTGATCCTTATCGTTGCTGTTTCTGGATTTAGGCGTCTAAATAAGAAACTATACCCTTGATAAGGGGAATTAAGGCCCTAGTGGGCCATGCGGAAGGTTCGGTAACCCACAGCCAACGCGGCTTATGGGCTGGCCCGAAGGGAGCCCCACTAATGGGTCAATACTGCGTTGCACTGCTTGGAAAGGGCCTGCCATTCCCTGCACAGTGCACCTTGTCTTGACCCATTAGTGGGGCTCTGTGAGTGACCGAACTTCCCGCATGGCCCACTAGCCTTCGCCTTACTGATTGTTAACTACGGAGTAAAATATGAAGCATCACGCCTTTGCCTTGATGATTAGCGCCACCACACTTGCTATGTCCATTCCAGCTTGGGCCGGTAATACGATTACATGCCCAGATATCTCCAAAGCCAGGCAGGTTGCAGAGTGTCCTGCAGAGGAAGATGTAGATCGTATGTTTAAGATTAGCTGCGGATTCGAACGGGATACAGAGACAAAGAAACCGGAGTTGTGTGATTCATACGCGGAGTTCAAGCGTCGTAAGCATACAGCACTATGGGAGTCCTCCGACGGTGAATTCATGGGTTACGTAACATGTGCTGTCCCTTCTGCGGAGATAAAGAAGGCCAAGCCGGCTAGTGTGGCCGTGTCGCAAAAAAATGGTCTCTATAAGATCTCCTGCAACTACCAGGAAGCTGTTAAATTTACTATGCGCACCCGTAGCGTGTGCAGAGTAGCCGGTGTTAAGAATTCAAGTATCGTTATGCGGGGAGATTGCAGCTCTGATGCATCAGCCTGTAAGGTGGAGTGTGACTGATTAGTCATGCTAGGGCAGGCGTTAACAATTGGGCTGAAAAAACCAGTAAAGAAGAAGTAAAGGGGCCCATAAATACTTAAAGTAAGTCCAGTACAGCTAAAGGGATAGGAGTAATTTAATCTTATACAGCTGTACTGCGACAGGTATAATGACGAAACTTACTTCCCTTTGCTGGACACTCCCATGAATGATGAGATCGGTTACACGAATAACCCTCTTCACGGTATTGGTTTGAAAAAGATGTTGACCGAAATAGTCGATTACTACGGCTTCGATATGCTCTTTGCCTATCTAAATATCAATTGTTTTAAGAACAACCCAAGTATAGCTTCCAGCGTGAAGTTTCTTAAAAAAACCGATTGGGCGCGTGAAAAAGTTGAAGCCTTCTACCTGTATCAATTTAAAAGCTTACCTAGAGCATCTTCCGAACAGTTTGCATTGTCACCCAGGGATCGCATTATTCCAGAAGATCAAACGCCAGGTGAGCCTGCTGAGCTGAGCTTGGAGGATGCTGAGCGGGTGCGTGAAAAAAGCGCCAAGAAATCGGCTGCATATGACCAGAGTGCTAAATATCGCTCGGGTAAGAGTGTTGATACTCAAAGAGGTGGGCAGTCTAAAAAACGAGAGAGTAATAACCCGTGGAAGAGCGGCGGTGAATCGTCAAGTTCTCCAAGTGCCGCTGTTGAGAGTGATAACGATCCATGGGCAAAACGGAGAAAGTAAATCTGGGTTCAAAGTTTGTGCGCTAAAAACCAGGCCAGAGAGCAATTGTTTCAATATCAGTTAATAATAATCTATGTCTTAATTTTTGCTGGAAAATATGTAACATATTCCAGGTTAAGAGGGTAAGTTAGCATACCGACTAGCCTATGCTACAGCTTATCAAAATTAATGCTATGTAAACCAATTCTAACTAGGAGTAAACCAATGGATAATAAATTATTGCTGATAATACTCTCAATCTTTCTTGCTCCTGTAGCCGTTTTTTTAAAGAAAGG from Candidatus Sedimenticola sp. (ex Thyasira tokunagai) carries:
- the mtaB gene encoding tRNA (N(6)-L-threonylcarbamoyladenosine(37)-C(2))-methylthiotransferase MtaB, with amino-acid sequence MHIYLKTLGCRLNEAEIETWSRDFQSRGHQITPHLEDADLVVVNTCAVTGEAVRKSRKLMHKAHRDNPHAKLVVSGCYTSLETAGDARAQGVDLIVDNRDKDRLVEIAEHELNLHAMPALATVPGENSLLSRGRQRAFIKVQDGCRYQCTFCIVTVARGEERSRPIKEVVTEINQLHDEGIQEVVLTGVHIGGYGNDCASSLYELIRAVLDHTSIPRLRLGAVEPWDLPDGFWALFDNPRFMPHLHLPLQSGADTVLRRMARRCKSDEFESLVMQARRQVPDFNVTTDIIVGFPGETDEEWQQTMAFVEKIGFGHLHIFAYSPRPGTLAAAMPNEIPREVIRQRSEEMHQLGERMKRRTLEHHISREFSILIEGSEENGNGEWRGYTPNFLRVRIKAAAKSGLSNSIRQVRLEGISEGGDELIGRLLPNQR
- the rmuC gene encoding DNA recombination protein RmuC; protein product: MQLLNQYIDLILLSGVIVTLLLIFALWARQNTLVRNLKLSTERQGEGVRRLEELLRNQERQLLDAISREGEKRKEEGHSFQQRQLLQISKLYQALERRFGEMQKGTADEIGALKLSLSERLDGFQQGLDKAITENRLAQQQELSQGIDGVARQLAEGLLRNTETLGKRVDVLTASTDQRLQEISGQVEKRLSEGFEKTTETFTRVLEHLSRIDEAQKRITELSSNVVSLQEVLADKRSRGAFGEVQLNGLVSNLLPERSFALQHTLSSGARADCILFLPEPTGNICIDAKFPLESFRRLSNNDLNEGERNRAASQFRVDIRKHIDDIANKYILPGETADGAVMFIPAEAVFAEIHATFPELVDEAHRRRVWLVSPTTMMAILTTARAVLKDAATREQVHIIQQHLHSLSKDFGRFQSRMDKLAGHIRLAHQDVDEVNISARKISHRFGQIEQVELDEPVESLPSV
- a CDS encoding VF530 family DNA-binding protein; translated protein: MNDEIGYTNNPLHGIGLKKMLTEIVDYYGFDMLFAYLNINCFKNNPSIASSVKFLKKTDWAREKVEAFYLYQFKSLPRASSEQFALSPRDRIIPEDQTPGEPAELSLEDAERVREKSAKKSAAYDQSAKYRSGKSVDTQRGGQSKKRESNNPWKSGGESSSSPSAAVESDNDPWAKRRK